In Macaca mulatta isolate MMU2019108-1 chromosome 16, T2T-MMU8v2.0, whole genome shotgun sequence, the sequence AAGTTGCTTGGAATGGAACTGCTACTACTATAATAGTAATAAACAATTTCTGGTTTTGCTACTACCATTACAGTAATAGTGTCTGCTCTTCTTACAGCATAGATGGTTATTTCCCTCACACTCAGGACTTAAGCTAGTGAAATCTGGAAGTTAAATTTTAACTTCCATAAGTTCCTTACAAGTGATCTTTCACCAGTATCAAGGTGAATTTATCATTACTGTATTCATAAAGCAGACATCATGACACATCAAGAAGCCAGTATGGGTGCTAAACAGCCAGTATGAGTTCTTTCACTGGGAGAATGGAGATCTTATACCAAATTAGTAATTATTTGTTACATTCATTCCTATATGTCCCACATTATTATATCCTCATAAACAGGGATCCTTTTCAAATCTAGGGAATCCAACCAGGGCTAAAACCAAAGCAAAccttaaaactgtaaaatttgCAGGTGCACATTAATAAGATTATTAGGAAGACAGCTGTGATGCCATAGGCATTCAGGTAGCAATTTCAATAAAATGCAGCAAACGTGAAAATACTTATTCACATTGTGTTTAGAAGAGAAAATTTAATATTCAGATCCTTCTGTAAACAAATGTCAACTATACCTAGTCCCTGTCAATTTTATGGATTAATCATAATTTGTCTCTTCATATTCTATTTCCTAAATCTTGTTGATGTAATCTTATCCATTCCCTTATGCCCTTTCCCAAtctaaaagctttttaaaaaaatgatttttaaaacttcagatcATTTACATGGTTGAAAATACAAAGCAGAAAACCTTTATTATACCTCTGCCTGCACTATTCCAAGAAACTGATCTTCTAGTCAATAGAAAAATGGCTTCCAGTCTACCCAAATTGGTGCCATATTAATCTACGTGAACATAGACCTGTAAGCAATTGCTTAATaccaactgttttgtttttgagacagggtctcactctgttgcataACCTTGAGTGCAAcagcatgattatggctcactgtataCTTGACCTCTTGGGCTTGGTGATATCCTCTATCTCAGCCtccacatgccaccatgcccagctaatgcttaaaatttttttgtagcaatcaggactcgctatgttgcccaggctgatctcaaactccttggctcaagcgatctttctgcctcagccttcaaaaatgctaggattataggcaagagctaCAGTATGCAgactatatttattttcattttttgagatgaaatctcgctgtctcctaggctggatagagtgcagtggtgagatctcggcctcactgcaacttccacctcccagattcaagtgattctcccacctcagccttccaattagcagagattacaggcctgcaccactatgcctggctaatttttgtattttcagtagagatggggtttcgccatgttggccaggctggtctcaaactcctaacctcaggtgatccacccgcctcggcctcccaatgtgctgggattacaggtgtgagccatgtcCGGCCCCAGCCTACTTTAAAATGAATAGATCAAAATGTCAGCATTTCAAATGCTTCATATCCTTCAGTGCCATAACAGCCATGCAAGACAGATCAACCCAGTTCAAACTGGCACTCTGACCAAACACACAACTCATAtcaattattatttcaaaagactTGGCTTCAAATGACCGAGATAACAACTTTTAAGAAGGCAGTTATATGTCTCAGGTACATACACTAACAGCCATCACAAACtagacatggtagctcatgcctgtaatcccaatacttaaggaggctgaagcagaaggatcacttgagggcaggaattccagaccagcccagacaacatgggtggtggcatgaacctatggtcccagctacacacacaggaggtgaggagggaggatcccttaagcccaggagttcaaagggtgcagtgagctaggatcgtaccactgcattccagcctgagtcatggggtgagacgctgtctcttaaaaaagccatcggaggccgggcgcggtggctcaagcctgtaatcccagcactttgggaggccgagaccggtggatcacgaggtcaggagatcgagaccatcctggctaacacggtgaaaccccgtctctactaaaaaaaaaaattacaaaaaactagccgggcgaggtggcgggcacctgttgtcccagctactcgggaggctgaggcaggagaatgccgtaaacccgggaggcggagcttgcagtgagctgagatccggccactgcactccagcctgggcgacagagcgagactccgtctcaaaaaaaaagaaaaaaaaaaaaaaaagccatcggagccaggtgtggtggcttatgcctataatcccagcactttgggaggccgaggcaggcagattacttgaggtcaggtgtttgtgacaagtctggccaacatggtgaaaccccatttctactaaaaatacaaaaattaggccggacacagtggctcacgcctgtaatcccagcactttcagaggtgAAGGTAGacggatcatttgaagtcaagagttcaagaccagtctggccaacatggcgaaaccccatctctactaaaaatacaaaaaattagccaggcatggtggtacacgcctgtaatccgcattacttgggaggccgaggcagaatcacttgaacccaggaggcagaggttgcagcgagccaaaatcgcaccattgcactccatcctgggtgacagagtgaggctccgtctaaaaaaaaaaaaaaagttaggacaggcatggtggcccacacctataattctagcactttgggaggctgaggcaggaggatcccttgtggccaagagttcaagaccaacctagatAAAATACAGAGACACCAtcactatatacatatatacacacacaaaacttagctgggcggctgggcacagtggctcatgcctgtaatttcagctactagggaggctgaggcaggagaaatctcttgaacctgtgaggcagagggtgcagtgagctgagatcacgccactgcactccagccagggcaacagtgcgagacttcacctcaaaaaataaaaataaaaaaattagcgaggcattgCGGTACACACCTGCtgtcccagccattcaggaggctgaggcaggaggatcacctgagcccaggagttcaaggctacagtgagctatgatagtgccactgcactccagcctgggtgacaatgagatcctgtctctttaattttaaaaaaaaaaaggctaaaaggAAAATCCCAAGAATCAGAATCCACACAAATCCCTTTTATGCTCTATTGTATCTTTACTTCATACCCTCAACTATACTAacactcacatttttaaaaatccgtATTACACTTACACTTAATCTAAAAagtttctgtattaaaaaaaaaaaagtcctagccgggcgcggtggctcacgcttgtaatcccagcactttgggaggccgaggtgggcggatcacaaggtcaggagatcgagaccacggtgaaaccccgtctctactaaaaatacaaaaaattagctgggcgtggtggtgggcacctgtagtcccagctactcgggaggctgaggcaggagaatggcgagaacccgggaggcgtagcttgcagtgagccgagagtgggccactgtactccagcctgggcgacagagcaagactccgtctcaaaaaaaaaaaaaaaaaaaaaagcccttgcCAGAAGCCGCCACCATgcacttggacttcccagctgcCAAAACCTTGAGTCAAATAAACACCTTTCTttgttgggtgcagtggctcacacctgtaatcccagcactttgggaggccaaggcaggtggatccacgaggtcaggagaccagcctgaccaacatggtaaaaccccatctctactaaaaatacaaaattagccaggcatggtggtgtgcacctgtaatcccagctactcaggaggctgaggcaggagaatcacttgaacctaggcagcagaggttgcagtgagccaagattgcaacactgcactccagactgggcaacagactaagaccccgtctcaaaacaaacaaacaacaacaacaacaacaaaataaaataaaaataccttcctttatataaataaatagcacACCATTCCCAAAGAAGTGACATAATGTACTCTCTTACCCACTATTTCCAAATTAAGTTGCTGAACAGCTTATTTTTGAAGTTAGGAGAAATGCAGAAAACTTCCAATTCTAAGCCCAACTTCAACTCACTTAGAGATTACTACTGAACATTTGAAGACTACACTaaagcacaaagaaaataatacagatgTTCTTAAAGGATATTCCAGTAGCCCAACTGATTATGACTTCTTCTAgagtttaacttaaaaaaaaaaaaaagccttcactTATAAAAGATCTTCAAATCTAATTCAAGTAAAGAAAAATGAGTGGGCCAATGGACCACTCATGGACTAATCAACATTTGGCAGGAATTCAAAGAACTTGCTACTCTGGAACCTAATTGAACTGAATATTATTTATTGTTCTAGAGGAGTAAAAATTTTGATGCCAATCTGATTAATTTCCAATCATGTCCAAATACAAAACTCAAGATGACACACTTTATCTAAAGCAAATTTTTTCATTAACACCAGCAAAACTAAATATAACTGCACCCATATAGGGGTATTCAGCTTATCTAAATACCACTGATTTCATATTCAGTTAGCCCATGGATAGGGAAAATGTATAAAGAATAATGCAAGTTAACATTCCCATTTAAAAATGGCCTGCAATTCCACATAATAGAAATTGTACATAAAACTATTAACCAGTCACCTAAGGGAGCATATCCCacgttttgttgttttgttttgaaagacagggtctcactctgctgcccaggctcgagtgcagtggtgcaatcatagctcactgcagacctGGATctcccaggcacaagtgatccttcctcctaagcctcccaagtagctgggactacacattgttgcccaggctggcctcaaactcctgagctcaagtgatcctcccacttcagcctcccaaagtgccgggattataggcatgatccagCACACTGGGCCTCCTacaatttttttggagatggtaAGAGAACATAACACAACCAGATATCCTCTCAGGCTCACACAATGATCACCAGTGCAAAATACTTGGGTAAACATTTTCTAGTGACAGTCTCTAGAGGGCAGACGGCACAGAAAGCAATACCAAAAAACCCAACTCCCCCGGCAGAGGCTAACTAATGTACAATACATGTCTTAAAAAATGAAGCATTTCTTTTTGTCCTAATATTCCTAAAACAACCAACTCCTATATTTACCTCCAAAGAGCAGAGCTGGAGAACAAGTGAAATCAGGTAAATGTTATCTTTGAGAATTCCTACTCTTAAAACTTCCATTAAGCAATTCTACTACTTCCATTTTTaaggaagtaaaataatattaaaaggacATCTATTTATTATACTCAAGTCTTCCAGCTTGCAGATAAGGAAAGGTATGCAGACTAGGAAATATGCTTAAAAGTCACATAAATTGCTTTGTTATTCATCTCTCAGGCAATATTTCTTCCAGAGAGAATATGGTAATGACCTAATTCCCACAATCTGGTATGGTCCCCCTTCCCTGCAAGTCACTGCCTAAATGAACCACTATTAAAATGGGAATATACACTATGTACTAAgtgtgtacatgcatgcatgGAGTATGCATTTCTGTtagagaagggaggaagacatAGCAAAGTACGGGAATACTGAAACCCACTGTTCTCAAAAGCAAAAGGATATAAACATCATTCGTTAAACCTCATTATTTGCTCTAAAGATTTAGATTAGAGTTATGCCATACAGCAAAATTTTCTTTAAGACACAAACATATCACATTCTAAGAAAGTTATTAACAtgaggcccggcacagtggctcacacctgtaatcccagcactttgggagacccaggtgggtggatcacctgaggtcaggagtttgagaccagcctggccaacatggggaaaccccgtgtgtactaaaaatacaaaaattagccaggcgtgatggtgggcgcctgtaatcccagctatgtgcgaggctgaggcaggagaatcgcttgaacccgggaggcagaggttgcagtgagtcaagatcacgccaccgaactccagcctgggagacaagagcgagactccatctcaaaaaaaaaaaaaaaaaagaaaagaaagagagttaCTAGCGTGAAACTTGAAAGATATCTCGTTCCCTTTAAACTTGGGCTTTGGGGCTATAGAAAGGAGACTCCCAAGAGCCTGGTCTTGATTATGCTTATCATGCTTGACATTGTAATTTGTCTAACTTATTTTCTAGTTACAAATTGGCATCCATTACTCCTTTTAAGACTTATCAGACTCCTCTTCAAAAATAGTGCTTCTACTCATTTTAAGCAAATTAGAACTACTAAATGAGCTCACTAATAAAGAAGCATATGATAcaaaaagcaaaggagaagctgggcgcagtggctcacacctgtaatcccagcactttgggaagcagagggaggcagatcacgaggtcaggagtttgagaccagcctggccaccatggtgaaaccagtctctcctaaaaatacaaaaataagctgggcatggtggcacatggctgtaatcccagctactcgggaggctgaggcaggaaaatcacttgaacccaggaggcagaggctgcggtgagccaagatcccaccactgcactccagcctgggcaagagagactccgtctcaaaaacaaacaagaagctgggcgcggtggctcacacctgtaatcccagcactttgggaggccaaggcaggtggatcacaaggtcaagagattgagaccatcctgccaacacggtgaaaccccatctctactaaaaatacaaaaactagccgggcgtggtggcacgtgcctgtaatctcagcgactcaggaggctgaggaaggagaatcgcttgaacctgggaggtggaggttgcagtgagccgggattacaccactgcactccagcctggcaacagagtgagactccctctcaaagaaaaaacaaacaaaaagcaaaggagaaacaaaaaagcaaaggaaagagaacatatgttcaataaaattttttttaaagcactcggtcaaaagaaaatataacatcaaCACCTTTAAGCAAGTTCTCCTCACTTCTTTGAACCAGGTAGATcaattatgtttgtatttttaaaaaccattttaagtTGGAAAAGTGaacatttcttctaagttttaatCATACTAGTTCCAAAGACCCTGAATCAGTTTGATGTTAGTTGCTTATCCACATTGTCATTCTCTTAAAATACTCTTAATATGAACAACTAATtctcttaaaattcttaatataCTAAATTGGCCAATAAAAATCTTTGCATAGGAAACAAATGAGTTACCTTTAGTGTGATATACAATAGCAGCCCTCAGGTCAAATGAACCCCAGCTATCATTCCTTTCTAGGCCTCTCTGGTATCTCTGTTCTTTGGCAGAGCCTAACAAAGTGTTCGTAGGAGAGGCCAGAGGATTTTGATTTTCTATCTCGTAGTCCTTTGAGAGAAACACTAAAGCACCTTGACTACTGGTGTCTGCTTTCTGCAGGTCACCTATATGACTGGGTTCCAAGGATAAGGCTCCACTCTCACTAGTAGTCCCAGATTTTAGAATGCTACCCAGAACTTGAGGACTAGTCCGTTTCTCCAGCTCATAAGCCTTGGGAAACACAGGATGCTCAGTTCCTGAGGGAATTATTTCAGCACCCTGTGAAACCAAAGTGGCAGGATATTCTCCTTGAAATGTCACCTCCATCACTTTATGCTCTGATGACTTCCCAATAACAGTCTCAGGGCCAGCACTGGGCTCATTTATAAATGATAAACCCCACTGATTCTGGAAGATATCCCCCAGGTTTTGCTGATCTGTCTGAGAGGGCAGATCCACTTGTGCTGTGCTCAACAGCATAGTTTGCATATTTGAAGGATAGATAAAAAGGCTAGTCTTAATTTGTTCAACAGCTGCTGAAGTTAGACTCATGTCCTGGAGAACTGAATCTGTCCCAGAAGAGACGGGTGTTAGAGTATTAGCAGCAGTAGTTAGCAGTGGCTGACCCCCTGGAGGATAAACATTTGCATCAGTTCCTGCTAAAACAGGCCCATTAGAAAAGTTGGCAGAAGTAACAGATTTCAGCGCTGACATAGGGACCTGGGACAAGCGACTTGATGATTGGGTCTGAGTTTCCCCagtagatgatgatgatgatgaagatgaagtTGGTGACACAGAAGAGTTTTGTATAGTTTTGTTGAGGTTTTCCTTAACTTTGCTTGCATAACTTATTTTAGGAACTATTTTAGCACTGCTATTGTCCACTGGAAAAACTGGGGGTGGTTTAAATAGGGTCCATGAGTCCTCTTTGGAGGCAACAGCTGAAGCATGCTTTCCTTTGGGCCGATCATCAAACTTTTTGCTGCTCACACCAGGTTTACTATCTGAGCTTTTCCGAAGCATATCACCCACAGCAGGTTTTCCTCGACTTGTTCCTCCAGGCCCAGTTTCATACTTCCAAATGGGCTTCGAACCATCTACTCGATTTCCCTTTTGTTCACTATAGTCAGGCTTGAAAGTTTCAAGTCCCTGTTTTAAGGTTGGGACAGTGGTCTCTTGTTGCATTATTTTGTCCTGTACTATATTAAGGTTTTCACAACCCTTAGCACTATTGCGCCTAGCTTTCCTTTTTTTAGGAGTTGTATATCCACTCTCAGATCCACTACCATCATTATCTGCTCCTTTACCCATATAACCATTAGTAATATAGCCAGAATTATTTGTTACCACACCATTTGGAATTGGTATAGTATCAGACTTATCTACAGACTGGTTCTCTCCAGATTTATTTTCATAAGACTTTCCATTCTTTTTGTCCATACTGTTTTTCTGAATGTAATTCTTGGTTTTAATTCCTGCTTTCCCAAAGGTGTTGGCCTTTACAGTCTGCTTCAGGCTAGTGTCTACAATTTGCTGGTTGCCATTGAGGACCCTGGAAATAGGGTTGGTGGCTTCATCAGAACTCAGGTTCTTTAAAGAGATTTCTCTTTCTCCAGCATTACCGTTTAGTTCACCATAGCCTAGGGGAGGGAAAAAAAcggtttattaaaaaaaaaaaaatcacaacatgTAAATTACACTAATACCtaacatttaagaaatgtttatttactgTATGCTAGACACTATGCTATGAACTGTAGCTTTATATTATTTCACATCTGTATGAGAAGACACTTGTCAGCCCCATTTCACAGACTAGGAAATGCAATCTACTGCTAAGCAAAGCAAGAGGTAGAACTGAGCCAAAATTCAAAGCAAAGTCTGAGGCCAGAAAAAAAGACCTCTTAAGCAGTATGCCAAATACCTCTCATCTAACAAAATCAATCTACCCATCACTCTCACAAGGCtgttataaaattttcttttttttgagacagagtctcgctctgtcgcccaggctggagtgcagtggcatgatctcagttcactgcaacctccgccttctgggttcacgtcattctcctgcctcagcctccagagtagctgggactacaggcgcccgccaccacgctcggctaatgttttttggatttttagtagagatggggtttcaccatgttagccaggatggtcttgatctcctgacctcgtgattcgccagcctcggcctcccaaagtgctagcattacaggcgtgagtcatgcacccggcctaaaattttctttacaattcaGAGCAGAGCTACCCT encodes:
- the NUFIP2 gene encoding FMR1-interacting protein NUFIP2: MEEKPGQPQPQHHHSHHHPHHHPQQQQQQPHHHHHYYFYNHSHNHHHHHHHQQPHQYLQHGAEGSPKAQPKPLKHEQKHTLQQHQETPKKKTGYGELNGNAGEREISLKNLSSDEATNPISRVLNGNQQIVDTSLKQTVKANTFGKAGIKTKNYIQKNSMDKKNGKSYENKSGENQSVDKSDTIPIPNGVVTNNSGYITNGYMGKGADNDGSGSESGYTTPKKRKARRNSAKGCENLNIVQDKIMQQETTVPTLKQGLETFKPDYSEQKGNRVDGSKPIWKYETGPGGTSRGKPAVGDMLRKSSDSKPGVSSKKFDDRPKGKHASAVASKEDSWTLFKPPPVFPVDNSSAKIVPKISYASKVKENLNKTIQNSSVSPTSSSSSSSSTGETQTQSSSRLSQVPMSALKSVTSANFSNGPVLAGTDANVYPPGGQPLLTTAANTLTPVSSGTDSVLQDMSLTSAAVEQIKTSLFIYPSNMQTMLLSTAQVDLPSQTDQQNLGDIFQNQWGLSFINEPSAGPETVIGKSSEHKVMEVTFQGEYPATLVSQGAEIIPSGTEHPVFPKAYELEKRTSPQVLGSILKSGTTSESGALSLEPSHIGDLQKADTSSQGALVFLSKDYEIENQNPLASPTNTLLGSAKEQRYQRGLERNDSWGSFDLRAAIVYHTKEMESIWNLQKQDPKRIITYNEAMDSPDQ